One window from the genome of Eleginops maclovinus isolate JMC-PN-2008 ecotype Puerto Natales chromosome 15, JC_Emac_rtc_rv5, whole genome shotgun sequence encodes:
- the aven gene encoding cell death regulator Aven isoform X1, which produces MEFRQSRGRGGSWKRGGRGGTQGDSLGGEHRGRGRGGQNRGRGKRDHYRGRGRGGSGPAAEFHPRDQHEGDNFHEEDNSMEVFSRRKLESNWDRYEASERQEPDDETPAQRGTDYHVLMESAGDSFTQFRFSEEKDWEMDSSAASQMSAVFVDLPALAQTLQQVPLHQRLNLEAELLQVSTPVELPTMTLPHKKEIPRISTFTPPPAALKVPCSDQKVPVATNPATGSHSQVPSLVEDDGDEELDQLLSLQKPVPGNQSVNVGERTVPEREREEVKEVTEERMQEVKDKDVTPPKSASVKQEMTEEDLEDWLDSMIS; this is translated from the exons ATGGAGTTCAGACAgagcagaggcagaggaggcagctGGAAAAGAGGCGGCCGGGGGGGAACCCAAGGCGACAGTTTGGGCGGTGAACACCggggcagagggagaggagggcaGAACCGTGGCCGAGGAAAACGAGACCACTACCGGGGCCGAGGACGCGGGGGAAGCGGACCTGCTGCGGAGTTCCATCCCCGG GATCAACATGAAGGAGACAACTTTCACGAGGAAGACAACAGTATGGAGGTTTTCTCCAGGAGGAAACTGGAGTCGAATTGGGATCGTTACGAAGCGTCAGAGCGGCAGGAGCCTGATGATGAAACACCTGCTCAGAGGGGAACGGACTACCACGTCCTGATGGAGTCAGCAG ggGATTCCTTCACTCAATTCCGGTTTTCCGAAGAAAAGGACTGGGAGATGGACTCCTCTGCAGCCAGTCAG ATGTCTGCAGTGTTCGTGGACCTCCCGGCGCTCGCCCAGACCCTCCAACAGGTGCCTCTCCATCAGAGACTCAACCTGGAGGCGGAGCTGCTCCAG GTCTCGACACCAGTAGAGCTGCCCACTATGACCCTCCCTCACAAAAAGGAGATTCCCAGAATATCCACATTCACTCCTCCGCCTGCAGCTTTGAAAGTCCCCTGCTCCGACCAGAAAGTCCCCGTGGCTACAAACCCAGCGACGGGCTCTCACTCGCAGGTTCCCTCGCTGGTGGAGGATGACGGGGATGAAGAGCTGGACCAGCTGCTCAGTCTGCAGAAACCAGTTCCAGGAAACCAGTCCGTCAATGTGGGGGAGAGGACGGTTCCAGAGAGAG AGCGTGAGGAAGTGAAGGAGGTGACAGAAGAGAGGATGCAGGAGGTGAAAGACAAAGACGTCACACCTCCCAAATCTGCATCTGTCAAGCAGGAAATGACGGAGGAAGACCTGGAGGACTGGCTGGACAGCATGATCTCCTGA
- the aven gene encoding cell death regulator Aven isoform X2, producing the protein MTTLVKDQHEGDNFHEEDNSMEVFSRRKLESNWDRYEASERQEPDDETPAQRGTDYHVLMESAGDSFTQFRFSEEKDWEMDSSAASQMSAVFVDLPALAQTLQQVPLHQRLNLEAELLQVSTPVELPTMTLPHKKEIPRISTFTPPPAALKVPCSDQKVPVATNPATGSHSQVPSLVEDDGDEELDQLLSLQKPVPGNQSVNVGERTVPEREREEVKEVTEERMQEVKDKDVTPPKSASVKQEMTEEDLEDWLDSMIS; encoded by the exons ATGACAACCTTAGTAAAG GATCAACATGAAGGAGACAACTTTCACGAGGAAGACAACAGTATGGAGGTTTTCTCCAGGAGGAAACTGGAGTCGAATTGGGATCGTTACGAAGCGTCAGAGCGGCAGGAGCCTGATGATGAAACACCTGCTCAGAGGGGAACGGACTACCACGTCCTGATGGAGTCAGCAG ggGATTCCTTCACTCAATTCCGGTTTTCCGAAGAAAAGGACTGGGAGATGGACTCCTCTGCAGCCAGTCAG ATGTCTGCAGTGTTCGTGGACCTCCCGGCGCTCGCCCAGACCCTCCAACAGGTGCCTCTCCATCAGAGACTCAACCTGGAGGCGGAGCTGCTCCAG GTCTCGACACCAGTAGAGCTGCCCACTATGACCCTCCCTCACAAAAAGGAGATTCCCAGAATATCCACATTCACTCCTCCGCCTGCAGCTTTGAAAGTCCCCTGCTCCGACCAGAAAGTCCCCGTGGCTACAAACCCAGCGACGGGCTCTCACTCGCAGGTTCCCTCGCTGGTGGAGGATGACGGGGATGAAGAGCTGGACCAGCTGCTCAGTCTGCAGAAACCAGTTCCAGGAAACCAGTCCGTCAATGTGGGGGAGAGGACGGTTCCAGAGAGAG AGCGTGAGGAAGTGAAGGAGGTGACAGAAGAGAGGATGCAGGAGGTGAAAGACAAAGACGTCACACCTCCCAAATCTGCATCTGTCAAGCAGGAAATGACGGAGGAAGACCTGGAGGACTGGCTGGACAGCATGATCTCCTGA
- the LOC134876640 gene encoding muscarinic acetylcholine receptor M5-like, with the protein MDVNPPNSTFANTTHPQMSSHNIWEVIAITTVSAIVSLITVVGNVLVLLSFKVNSQLKTVNNYYLLSLAFADLIIGVLSMNLYTTYILMGYWSLGNLACDLWLAVDYVASNASVMNLLVISFDRYFSITRPLTYRAKRTPKRAAIMIGLAWLVSFVLWAPPILCWQYFVGERNVPPDQCQIQFLTEPVIIFGTAIAAFYIPVSVMTILYCRIYKETQRRTKDLAELQGLATENVLEGTKPQKTIIHSCFHFTRERRERSQASWSSSNQSNATKMTTRSDEAWAKADQITSFNSYSSSDEDDQHVSMDTPQGSFKEQESVQSNKNGQVGDYTEELYFSTPKKKSSKKKLSYKFKPGSKPKNGKPKTASPSLPEAEQPPKTASPSASASSKPLDPVLKNQITKRKRMVLVKEKKAAQTLSAILLAFILTWTPYNIMVLISTFCAECIPTSLWHLGYWLCYVNSTINPMCYALCNKTFQKTFRMLLLCQWRRRRRGEDKLYWCRQNPNANNKMT; encoded by the coding sequence ATGGATGTAAATCCTCCAAACAGCACTTTTGCCAACACAACACATCCACAGATGTCTTCTCACAACATCTGGGAGGTTATAGCCATCACTACAGTGTCGGCCATTGTCAGCTTGATAACTGTTGTTGGTAACGTGCTGGTGTTGCTGTCCTTCAAAGTCAACAGCCAGCTGAAGACTGTGAACAACTACTATCTGCTGAGTTTGGCTTTCGCTGACCTCATCATAGGAGTGTTGTCCATGAACTTGTACACCACATACATCCTAATGGGTTACTGGTCCTTAGGTAACCTTGCTTGTGATCTCTGGCTGGCGGTGGATTATGTAGCCAGCAATGCTTCAGTCATGAACTTACTCGTCATCAGCTTTGACAGGTACTTTTCCATCACCAGGCCGCTGACTTACAGAGCTAAAAGGACTCCAAAGAGAGCGGCCATCATGATCGGGCTTGCATGGCTGGTGTCTTTTGTCCTCTGGGCGCCACCCATCCTGTGCTGGCAGTACTTTGTAGGAGAGAGAAACGTGCCTCCTGACCAGTGCCAGATTCAGTTCTTAACAGAGCCTGTGATCATTTTTGGGACAGCCATTGCTGCTTTCTACATCCCTGTCTCTGTTATGACCATCCTTTACTGCAGGATCTACAAGGAGACACAGAGACGCACCAAAGATCTGGCAGAACTGCAAGGACTTGCAACGGAAAATGTTCTAGAGGGGACTAAACCTCAGAAAACCATCATTCATTCTTGCTTTCATTTCACCAGAGAGAGGCGGGAACGCAGTCAGGCCTCCTGGTCTTCATCTAACCAAAGTAATGCTACCAAAATGACCACTAGATCAGATGAGGCATGGGCCAAAGCAGATCAGATCACCTCCTTCAACAGCTACTCCTCATCAGATGAGGATGATCAGCATGTTTCTATGGACACCCCACAGGGATCTTTCAAAGAGCAAGAGAGTGTACAGAGTAATAAGAATGGGCAGGTGGGGGATTACACAGAAGAACTGTACTTCTCCACTCCTAAAAAGaagagcagtaaaaaaaagttgtcttATAAATTCAAACCTGGCTCAAAGCCTAAAAACGGCAAACCTAAAACTGCATCACCCAGCCTGCCTGAAGCAGAGCAGCCTCCTAAAACCGCCTCCCCTTCTGCCTCTGCCTCCTCCAAACCCCTTGACCCCGTCCTGAAGAACCAGATCaccaagaggaagaggatggtgctggtgaaggagaagaaggcGGCGCAGACTCTCAGCGCCATCCTCTTGGCCTTCATCCTCACATGGACACCGTACAACATCATGGTGCTCATCTCCACATTCTGTGCCGAGTGCATCCCCACGTCGCTGTGGCACCTGGGTTACTGGCTGTGCTACGTCAACAGCACCATCAACCCCATGTGCTACGCCCTCTGCAACAAGACTTTCCAGAAGACCTTCCGCATGCTCCTGCTCTGCCAgtggaggcggaggaggagaggcGAGGACAAGCTGTACTGGTGCAGACAGAACCCAAACGCAAACAACAAAATGACTTGA
- the emc7b gene encoding ER membrane protein complex subunit 7: MLHRDRIPLSWAFLQAALVVAWCFTDMETGPNGAGVSVTQPNGDRFKIEGRAVVPGVKTQDWVSTARIFVEGEEFVGFVRTDGSFAVNDVPSGSYVVEVITPNYRFEPVRVDITSKGKMRARLVNYIKTSEVIRQPYPLQIRANGPQTYFMKRETWGWTDFLMNPMVMMMVLPLLIIVLLPKVVNTNDPEMRKEMEQSMNMLNPNPELPDVSELMTKLFSGGSKPSSKAGTSSKGTRPAVKRR, from the exons ATGTTGCACAGAGACAGAATACCGCTGTCATGGGCTTTCCTCCAGGCTGCGCTCGTCGTGGCGTGGTGTTTCACTGACATGGAAACGGGGCCTAATGGTGCAGGTGTTTCGGTCACACAGCCCAATGGAGATCGGTTCAAAATCGAAGGAAGAGCGGTGGTTCCCGGGGTGAAAACACAAGATTGGGTCTCCACCGCCAGAATATTTGTGGAAGGTGAAGAGTTCGTGGGCTTTGTGAG AACTGATGGAAGTTTTGCTGTGAATGACGTCCCATCCGGATCCTATGTTGTGGAAGTAATCACCCCTAACTATAGATTTGAGCCAGTACGTGTGGATATCACATCAAAGGGCAAAATGAG GGCGCGTCTTGTGAACTACATCAAGACCTCAGAAGTAATCCGCCAGCCATACCCTCTTCAAATCAGAGCAAATGGCCCTCAGACCTATTTCATGAAGAGAGAAACCTGGGGATGGACAGACTTCCTGATGAACCCAATG GTTATGATGATGGTTCTTCCACTGCTGATCATTGTTCTACTGCCCAAGGTGGTCAACACCAATGACCCAGAGATGAGAAAG GAAATGGAGCAGTCCATGAACATGCTGAACCCCAACCCCGAGCTCCCAGACGTCTCCGAGCTCATGACCAAGCTCTTCTCCGGCGGCTCCAAGCCCTCCAGTAAGGCTGGCACTAGCAGCAAAGGCACCAGGCCGGCTGTGAAGAGGAGGTAG
- the katnbl1 gene encoding KATNB1-like protein 1, whose protein sequence is MKQVDNINKEDLDKERFQVHYGVKSPAKAKRLSSCKRKGSALVEVGSKLHRRTSDVGCASNPGMANKENELTCSDDVRGMPLNDNCGLPVTSAEASKMAGASSKYSDLTEISKDHEAMTRVLFGRNLRLKVAQTLWRRNAVELVAYLIRIEDTGVLLDCLPVLTNNLQTEAPCLSLGCCVDLMPLVKTILASNYEENIMVGLHWVQSVIRKWWPELKNEKRLRDSSEDRNIEVMKQRLKDLWKEGARSCLLPGSTGELAKAIQCYLAQLP, encoded by the exons ATGAAGCAG GTGGATAATATAAATAAGGAAGATTTAGATAAAGAAAG ATTTCAAGTCCATTACGGAGTAAAGAGCCCAGCAAAAGCAAAAAGACTGTCATCTTGCAAGAGGAAGGGTTCTGCATTGGTAGAGGTGGGCTCAAAGCTGCACCGCAGAACATCAGATGTAGGCTGTGCCAGTAACCCCGGCATGGCCAACAAAGAAAATGAGCTGACGTGCTCCGATGATGTGCGGGGCATGCCCCTCAATGACAACTGCGGGCTCCCTGTGACCTCCGCAGAGGCCTCCAAGATGGCAGGGGCCAGCTCCAAGTACAGTGATTTAACCGAG ATATCTAAGGACCACGAAGCGATGACTCGCGTCCTGTTTGGAAGGAACCTCCGACTAAAAGTAGCTCAAACATTATGGCGAAGAAATGCCGTTGAATTAGTGGCCTACCTAATaag AATTGAAGACACAGGGGTGCTGCTTGACTGTTTACCTGTCTTAACAAACAA tcttcAAACCGAAGCACCATGTTTGTCACTTGGCTGCTGCGTTGACCTCATGCCCCTAGTGAAAACGATTCTTGCCAGTAATTATGAAGA AAACATAATGGTGGGTTTACACTGGGTTCAATCCGTCATCAGGAAATGGTGGCCAGAACTTAAGAATGAGAAGAGACTGCGGGACAGTTCAGAAGACAG GAATATTGAAGTCATGAAGCAGCGGCTGAAGGACTTGTGGAAGGAAGGAGCCCGGTCATGTTTGCTTCCAGGATCTACCGGAGAACTGGCAAAG GCCATCCAGTGTTATCTAGCGCAGCTGCCCTGA